The genomic DNA GCGCTGGAGGTGATCCAGAAAGAGAAGGTCACGGCCATAGGAGTCGTCCCTACCCATATCATCCGCATGCTGGAGCAGGACCTCTCCAAATACGACCTCTCTTCTCTCAGGTTCATTCGTTCCGCGGGCGGCTATCTGCCGCCAAAAGTAGCCATGGAGGCGGAAGAGCGCCTGGGCGGTCGAATCACATCCGATCTTGGGACGCAGGATGTCGGGTCGGTATCCGGCTGCTCGGTGGACGATCCGGGCGATGTAAGGCGACGCACCGTTGGCAAGCCCCTTCGAGGGAACAAGATCAAGTTGCTCGATGAAAATGGAAAGGAGGTAGCGGAAGGAGAGCCTGGAATACTCTATTTGAGAGGCCCTCATTCGCCGGCCGGGTACTGGCGGGACCCGGAGACGACGAGAGAAGTCTTTGACAATGACAACTGGACCACCACGGGCGACATCGTCAAGCTGGAAGAAGGCCGCATATGGATCATGGGCCGCCAGAAGGACATGATAATCCGGGGCGGACAAAACATTTACCCAGCGGAGGTCGAAGGACTTCTGAACGAGTATCCCCAAATTGGCTCCATCGCTGTTGTCGCGATGCCGGACAAAGAGTATGGCGAAAGGGCTTGTGCGTACGTTGTGCCGAAAGCCGGCGAGGACGTCACCTTCGAGGACATGGTCTCGTTCTTGAAGTCCAAGAAACTGGCCATGTTCAAGTTGCCGGAACGCCTTGAAATCATCGACGCCATGCCTATTGTCGGTGACTCGGGAAAGATCGACAAGAAGGTTCTCAAGAAAGACATAGAGGACAAGCTCGCTGCTGAAGGAAAAGTGTGATGGAAAGCATGATCCTGCTGTTATCCACTCTCGATACAAAGGGTGTGGAGACGCTATATCTTAGGGACAGAATTCGCGACCAAGGAGCGACTGTTCTCGTGCTGGACATGGGCATGTCCGGCAGTTCCCCGGAGGCTGACATCACCCCGGAGGAAGTAGCCAGGGCGGCAGGAGCGAACATCGAGGACATTCGCGCTTCCACGGAGCGCAAGAAGATCACCCGACAGATGATAGACGGCTCCATAAGGATCGCGAAGGATCTCCTGGAACAGGGGAGGCTGGCAGGGATCGTCGGGTTGGGCGGCTCCACAGGGAGCCTTATGGCCACGGACGTCATGAGGTCCATAGCGTTCGGTGTCCCAAAATTGATGGTGTCTTCCACAGCGGCTTTGCCCGGGCTCTCAACTCGGTACATCGGGACCGGCGACATAATCATATTCCATACGGTTATAGAGATTTCCGGGCTTACAGCACCGTTGCGTAACGTGCTGGATAGGGCGGCCTCAGCTATAGCCGGCATGGCCAAGGTGGCGCCTTTGACGGTGCAATCCGTCCGCGGGGATGGCAGGCCGCTCGTGGCAATGTCTATGTTCGGACCCACAGAGAGGTGTGCCCATCACGTCCGGCATGGCCTCGAGCGAGAGGGCTACCAGGTCATCGGGTTCTCCGCCGCGGGCGTCTGTGACAGGGCAATGGAGGACATGATCGGCCTGAAATTCTTCGATGGGGTGGTGGACCTGGCGCCCGGAGGAGTGGGGGAAGAACTCCTCGGAGGAATGCGAGCGGCCGGACCTGAGCGGCTGACTGCTGCCGGCAAGTTGGGTATCCCCCAGGTGGTAGCACCCGGAGGAGTCAACCTCATGAGTCCTCGCAAATCGCGCTACAAGCCGGAGTACCACCAGCGCAAGAAGTTCGATATGGACGAGTTGCGCACTTTCTTGCGGCTGTCTGTCGAGGAAATGGAACAAGTGGCCCGGACTTTTGCCGATAAGCTCAGCGCATCCCTCGGCCCTACGATTTTTCTGTTTCCGACACAAGGGTGGTCGGCCGTAGATCGGCCGGCCAGTCACATGTTTTCCAGAGAGGATGATTGGCTGTTCCTCAAAGCCCTTAAGGAGAGTGTGAGCCCAAAAGTGGTTATTCGTGAGGTCGACGGCAATCTGGAAGATGACGCTTTCGCGGAGTCTGTGGTAACCGCTTGCCTGGAGATCTTTCCCCATCCGGAGTTGAAAACATCGCATTAGCGCCGGGTGTTCCAATGCTGCGTTATGGTCGAACAAACACCATCGTGAGCGCCTTTGGTAAGGGCACGGCATTCCGTGCCCTCACAACTCCAACGCGACCAGTGCCGATTTTTTGGACCATGGCACGGCCCAAGCCGATGGCCTCATCACAAGGGAGGCGCCGATGTTCGTAACCAATTGGATGCTGCCGGCCCACGTTTCCATTTCCAGTGACGCGTTGGCCACTGAAGCGCTATTGCTGATTCGTCAGCACAATCTGAAAATCCTCCCGGTGGTCGACGGCGGGCGTCTCCGTGGGGTCCTCCACCGCAGAGACCTGAGCGAGGCAGCGTTGTGCGTGAGCGGTAGCGGCGATCTTTGCGAAATGAATTACTTCTGCAACAAGCTCAAAGTGAAGGACCTCATGGTTCGAATGCCTGTAACTGTTTCTAAAGACGACACAGTCGAGAAAATCCTGATCAAAG from Desulfomonile tiedjei includes the following:
- a CDS encoding AMP-binding protein — protein: MKPIRYTDQIIDEFKSQGLWTQETFTDFWLKNAREKPDNEALVDSSIRVTWAEAAKLMDRFALAWISLGLERDDRVILQSPNCAYGFLARIACERAGLINITVMPYLRHKELAHIIGRIDPRAIIVPGIYRKFNYLEMVQEIQEEFPNLKYTFLLDETIPAPYPEDVHSLMEIARQPWEEKLDRTVLEKRRFHSTEDVGALTSTSGTTGLPKIVEWPLAPRLMTSKCRVEIWQLTGNDVALAVAPFAGGAAGTLTYFAAPLVGTKIVLLEEFTPEGALEVIQKEKVTAIGVVPTHIIRMLEQDLSKYDLSSLRFIRSAGGYLPPKVAMEAEERLGGRITSDLGTQDVGSVSGCSVDDPGDVRRRTVGKPLRGNKIKLLDENGKEVAEGEPGILYLRGPHSPAGYWRDPETTREVFDNDNWTTTGDIVKLEEGRIWIMGRQKDMIIRGGQNIYPAEVEGLLNEYPQIGSIAVVAMPDKEYGERACAYVVPKAGEDVTFEDMVSFLKSKKLAMFKLPERLEIIDAMPIVGDSGKIDKKVLKKDIEDKLAAEGKV
- a CDS encoding Tm-1-like ATP-binding domain-containing protein; its protein translation is MESMILLLSTLDTKGVETLYLRDRIRDQGATVLVLDMGMSGSSPEADITPEEVARAAGANIEDIRASTERKKITRQMIDGSIRIAKDLLEQGRLAGIVGLGGSTGSLMATDVMRSIAFGVPKLMVSSTAALPGLSTRYIGTGDIIIFHTVIEISGLTAPLRNVLDRAASAIAGMAKVAPLTVQSVRGDGRPLVAMSMFGPTERCAHHVRHGLEREGYQVIGFSAAGVCDRAMEDMIGLKFFDGVVDLAPGGVGEELLGGMRAAGPERLTAAGKLGIPQVVAPGGVNLMSPRKSRYKPEYHQRKKFDMDELRTFLRLSVEEMEQVARTFADKLSASLGPTIFLFPTQGWSAVDRPASHMFSREDDWLFLKALKESVSPKVVIREVDGNLEDDAFAESVVTACLEIFPHPELKTSH